Proteins co-encoded in one Desulfosalsimonas propionicica genomic window:
- a CDS encoding TetR/AcrR family transcriptional regulator — MAVQNKAKTARGENSRQRILESTWQLIGKSDSREVTLDQIADVCGISKSSILWHFGSKEALLLEVADNIFRDLEKLFIEQCPPDSSIGERFAFFLNNYEDMLNATPEAPRIFFSFLFNNQFREKINNKIREIYEWNRETFCEQFNLTENQAVILLGMLNGIVIQANVHPERIKIKEVFDELKSLVKKIL; from the coding sequence ATGGCCGTACAGAATAAAGCGAAAACAGCGCGAGGAGAAAATAGTCGGCAACGGATCTTGGAAAGCACGTGGCAGCTGATCGGAAAATCGGACAGCAGAGAGGTTACGCTGGATCAAATTGCAGATGTTTGTGGAATATCGAAAAGCAGCATACTCTGGCATTTCGGCAGCAAGGAAGCCCTCCTTCTGGAGGTCGCGGACAACATATTCCGTGATCTGGAAAAATTATTTATAGAACAATGCCCCCCGGATTCGTCCATCGGCGAACGCTTTGCGTTTTTTCTGAATAACTACGAAGACATGCTCAATGCAACCCCTGAAGCCCCAAGAATCTTTTTTTCCTTCCTTTTCAACAATCAATTCCGAGAAAAAATAAATAATAAAATCCGAGAGATTTATGAATGGAACCGGGAGACATTTTGCGAGCAGTTTAATTTAACAGAGAACCAAGCTGTAATTCTGCTTGGAATGCTTAACGGAATCGTAATTCAAGCCAATGTCCATCCTGAACGCATCAAAATTAAGGAAGTTTTTGACGAATTGAAATCGCTGGTAAAAAAAATCCTTTAA
- a CDS encoding BTAD domain-containing putative transcriptional regulator, translated as MEPESTSLAKITKPRLQKVLPRKRLFDLLDDTRAYAATWICGPGGSGKTTFIASYIEENQLPCLWYQIDEGDSDIAAFFYYLGVAGKALGREEKDLPFLTPEYALGISSFTRRFFEQLFEQLGRPGVIVLDNYQDAPPESQLHEVVRNALSMIPEDINLFILSRTEPHSILARAAASNFLAEIGWPALRLQPQETRDLVRLLSRTPPSEVVIDSLHKKVDGWLAGLLLLLKRAETEDIDPGTFTQFTGSEVFDYFTSEIFDKADKETQEFLLSTSVLPTFSATMAQNLTGTDNAEEILSRIRQNHWFTERFPGRETRYQYHPLFREYLQSQAAQTFTGKHMKRLKQAAARLLEAEGQTEAAIELFLESGHPHEVVRLILSQAEMLVIQGRNQTLEQWLRRLPEEVFSKYPYALYWLGVCRHRFDPDEGRELFEKAFSLFAEQKDTEGIWLSLCGILYSITVAWDSFKPLDQWIQKLTQFSRQYEALASLDVRGRLSAVAIFSLTFRSPDHPEFKTWEKRGQAILQENISAEIKLRVIVALAWHRLFSGNLAEAEHFIELYQEMVQSPNIPPFSLLALMNAEAFYYFLNNNFEACSNIVTKSLDLASATGIHLISPIVLGHGAAGALAAEDLDSAHKHLRNMAQYAHSSDWIFIYFKILKIWQALLEKNFSKALIEGESAEAYVAESGMPMTDSMWYQGMAIALHASGKTVEASRYLQQALSISSRVGFHQIEFGCHLTQAQFALDAGDETAARNSLQKAMAIGKAQQYVNTWLWRSDTMARLCCKALEENIEVAYVQDLILRRNLIPQSPPLEIENWPWPIRIYTLGRFSLIKDGSPLSFTKKAQEKPLAMLKTIIALGGRSVSENQVADLLWPDSDGDAAHGAFKTNLHRLRKLVGYHEAIEHRHGNIKLDTRYCWVDAWIFERMISRATSAWGSAAGETELLNAAALTQKALDLYKGPLFQSEDHLSTHLREHLHHLFIQGVQQLGEYRQKRKQWEEAISLYERGLKIDGLVEPFYRGLMVSRYQLGQKAKAMAAYERCKKSLAENLNTSPSTTTDSLKHSLFPADMHK; from the coding sequence ATGGAACCGGAGTCGACTTCCTTGGCCAAGATCACCAAGCCTCGTCTCCAGAAGGTTCTGCCACGCAAAAGACTTTTTGACCTACTGGATGACACGCGGGCCTATGCCGCCACTTGGATCTGCGGGCCGGGCGGCTCGGGTAAGACAACTTTTATTGCCAGCTACATAGAGGAAAACCAGCTTCCCTGCCTTTGGTATCAAATTGATGAAGGCGACTCGGACATCGCCGCATTTTTCTATTACCTGGGAGTGGCAGGCAAAGCGCTTGGCCGTGAGGAAAAAGATCTGCCCTTTCTGACCCCGGAATACGCACTTGGGATTTCCTCTTTCACACGGCGATTTTTCGAGCAGCTGTTTGAGCAATTGGGTAGACCGGGAGTTATTGTGTTGGACAACTATCAGGACGCCCCGCCTGAATCTCAGCTGCATGAGGTGGTACGCAACGCCCTGTCAATGATCCCCGAAGACATAAACCTCTTTATTTTAAGCCGAACTGAACCGCACTCGATCCTGGCAAGGGCAGCGGCAAGCAATTTCCTCGCCGAGATCGGATGGCCAGCGCTTCGCCTGCAACCACAGGAAACCAGGGACCTGGTCCGTTTATTGAGCCGCACCCCGCCATCTGAGGTGGTTATCGATTCACTGCACAAAAAGGTCGACGGCTGGTTGGCCGGTCTTCTCCTTCTGTTAAAGCGTGCAGAGACCGAAGACATTGATCCCGGAACTTTTACCCAATTCACGGGCAGCGAGGTATTTGATTATTTTACCAGCGAGATATTTGACAAAGCAGACAAAGAAACGCAGGAGTTTTTGCTCAGCACATCGGTTCTGCCAACCTTTAGCGCCACAATGGCGCAAAACCTTACCGGTACGGATAATGCAGAGGAAATTCTGTCCAGAATCAGGCAAAACCATTGGTTTACGGAAAGATTTCCCGGCAGGGAAACGAGATATCAATATCATCCATTGTTCCGGGAATATTTGCAGAGCCAGGCGGCGCAGACCTTTACAGGAAAGCACATGAAAAGGCTCAAGCAAGCGGCTGCGAGGCTGCTGGAAGCCGAGGGGCAGACAGAAGCTGCCATTGAGTTGTTTCTTGAATCCGGCCATCCGCATGAGGTGGTCCGGTTAATCCTCAGCCAGGCGGAAATGCTGGTAATTCAAGGGCGGAACCAGACGTTGGAACAATGGCTGCGGCGCCTTCCGGAGGAGGTTTTTTCTAAGTATCCCTATGCATTGTATTGGCTGGGTGTTTGCCGCCACCGCTTTGATCCGGACGAGGGCAGGGAGCTTTTTGAGAAAGCATTTTCCCTTTTTGCGGAGCAGAAAGATACAGAAGGGATATGGCTTTCATTGTGCGGGATTCTCTATTCGATAACCGTTGCCTGGGACAGCTTTAAACCCTTGGACCAGTGGATTCAGAAATTAACCCAATTTTCCCGGCAATATGAAGCCCTGGCTTCCCTGGATGTCCGGGGAAGACTCTCTGCCGTCGCTATTTTTTCCCTGACTTTCAGATCTCCGGATCACCCCGAATTCAAAACTTGGGAAAAGCGAGGCCAGGCAATACTTCAGGAAAATATTTCGGCAGAGATCAAGCTTCGTGTGATTGTGGCATTGGCTTGGCATCGGCTTTTCTCGGGCAATCTGGCCGAAGCCGAGCATTTTATTGAATTGTATCAGGAAATGGTTCAATCTCCGAATATTCCTCCCTTTTCATTGCTTGCTTTGATGAATGCAGAAGCTTTTTACTATTTTTTAAACAATAATTTTGAGGCCTGCAGCAACATTGTTACCAAATCTCTGGACCTGGCCTCGGCAACCGGAATTCACCTCATATCTCCTATTGTGCTGGGCCATGGCGCTGCCGGCGCCCTAGCCGCGGAAGATCTTGACAGCGCGCATAAACATCTGCGGAACATGGCGCAATATGCCCATTCTTCTGATTGGATTTTTATTTATTTCAAAATATTAAAAATCTGGCAGGCACTTTTGGAAAAGAATTTTTCAAAAGCATTGATTGAAGGCGAGTCTGCCGAAGCATATGTTGCAGAGTCAGGCATGCCGATGACCGATTCTATGTGGTATCAGGGGATGGCAATTGCATTGCACGCATCCGGTAAAACTGTTGAAGCTTCAAGATATCTTCAACAGGCGCTGTCTATTTCCAGCCGGGTCGGATTCCATCAGATTGAGTTTGGCTGCCATTTGACACAGGCTCAATTTGCCCTTGATGCCGGAGATGAAACCGCTGCGCGCAATTCGCTGCAAAAGGCAATGGCCATCGGAAAAGCACAGCAGTACGTAAACACTTGGCTGTGGCGATCAGATACAATGGCACGGCTTTGCTGCAAAGCGCTCGAGGAAAACATCGAGGTTGCCTATGTGCAGGATCTGATCCTGAGGAGAAATCTGATTCCACAAAGCCCGCCTCTGGAAATCGAGAACTGGCCATGGCCGATCCGGATATACACCTTGGGACGGTTTTCGCTGATCAAAGACGGAAGTCCGCTGTCATTTACAAAAAAAGCCCAGGAAAAGCCGCTTGCGATGCTTAAAACCATTATTGCCCTGGGAGGACGCAGTGTGAGTGAAAATCAGGTCGCAGATCTGCTCTGGCCCGACTCTGATGGAGATGCTGCCCATGGGGCCTTTAAAACCAACCTGCACCGGCTGCGCAAGTTAGTCGGCTATCATGAAGCCATTGAGCATAGGCACGGCAATATTAAACTTGATACAAGATACTGCTGGGTGGATGCCTGGATATTTGAACGTATGATTTCCAGAGCCACCAGTGCTTGGGGATCGGCAGCCGGCGAGACAGAGTTGCTCAACGCTGCAGCTTTAACCCAAAAGGCACTGGATCTTTATAAAGGGCCGCTTTTTCAATCCGAGGAC